The nucleotide window TCTCCCCACGAATGCGGCGAGCAAGCTGTATGTCCTTGGGCATGATAGTCACTCGCTTGGCGTGAATGGCGCATAGGTTGGTGTCCTCAAAGAGCCCCACCAGGTAGGCCTCGCAGGCCTCCTGCAGCGCCATCACCGCCGAGCTCTGGAAGCGCAGATCGGTCTTAAAATCCTGCGCGATCTCACGGACCAGACGCTGGAATGGCAGTTTGCGAATCAGTAACTCGGTCGACTTCTGGTAGCGGCGGATCTCCCGCAGAGCCACGGTGCCGGGCCGGTAGCGGTGGGGCTTCTTCACGCCGCCGGTAGCCGGAGCGCTCTTTCTAGCAGCCTTGGTGGCCAACTGCTTGCGTGGCGCCTTCCCACCCGTGGACTTGCGAGCTGTCTGCTTGGTACGAGCCATTGCGAACTTCTAAACCCGCTAAATGACGAAAAACCGAAAGCCTAGGCTTTTCTACCCGTATATATAAAGGCAGCCCTGTTCTGATTGGACCAGGCAGCCTTTCCCCTGCAGCTCCATTGGTGGAGACCTCCACTCCCTGACAGAACATCTCCTGCATGTAGACCAAATATTAAAACTTTCCTCCGTCCGTCTCCTTTAACTGCTGGTGTTTTCAACCCTTTCCCCTCTGTGccatttttctggcttttttaaaaaacgtacTTTGATTTTCCTCTGCAAAATTTTATCTAGCTACTAGGATAACGTGtcttacttaatttttaaaaaaacgttGGCGCCTGAAACTGGCTTTGATCAACGTTTTGAAAAAACGCGCGCTAGTTGTGATTGGTCAAGTGATTTCTTTTTACCCTCAAGTTTAGAAAGGCTAATTTTATATCTTGATTTGTCTATTTAAATTTGGagatattttcaataatttgttCCAAGTACACCATGACTATTAATTTGAAACCTGATGCCAAGCAACATGAACACATATTTAACTACAATATGACATCCTCACATGAAAGCACTCTCATCTTTTACAAGTTCAACTGGTATTTGTGTAATCTgctgtaaagaaaagaaatagccaaaTTTATAAATGGCACAAAAAGACCAGTGTGCCCTTGTAGTCATGCTGAACACTGTGCAAAGAAGCTCCACCTAAGGGCCATCTGGCTCCAGGGGATGTAGGTTTATATTCCTATTTATAATTAATGAGAGTTAGCTCAGTAGAGTGGAAAGTGGCttgcaaaaagcaaaaacagacctCAAAAATCCTTACAAATTGCAGGTAATTTCGTATCATTAAGATGCatacaaaagataataaaaggtTGTTTCTGGTTCTGTTGCTTTAAGTCACTACATTCATATGTAAATGTAAACACTGACGAACATTAACCTCTTCTCTGTATTTCTCACGCCTTTTAACAGCTTTGCAATCTTAAGGGGCTGCTGCATTGATCGATTTAAATTACCTGTGACTTATACTCTCTCTGCATTTTAAttactttgccttttttttttttttttttttgagacagagtatctctctgtcgcccaaactggagtgcagtgacccgatctcggctcactgcaacctcagcctcagttcaagcttttctcctgcttcaacctccttagtagctaacattacaggcgcgcgccaccacgcccggctaatttttgtatttttagtagagatggggtttcaccatgtttgtcaggctggtctggaactcctgactttgtgatccgccagcctcggccttacaaagtcctgggattacaggcgtgagccaccgcgccccgccgatTTGCTTAACTATTTTTATGGCGACTTTAAAATGGAAGGTTAGTTTCACGTTACACAGTGTAAGGACACCAACTTATAGGTAGAAGAATTACtaaagaaaactgcaaaatagctgacatggaaaaaaatatgagCCCTTTTAATGAGTACATGGGTGGCTCTGAAAAGAGCCTTTGGTTAAGATTGCCTCCGTAAAAAGTCAATATACAAATTTTCGTTTTACTTGCCCTTGGCCTTGTGGTGGCTCTCAGTCTTCTTGGGGAGCAATACAGCCTGGATGTTGGGCAGGACACCGCCCTGAGCAATTGTGACTTTACCCAGCAGCTTGTTTAGCTCCTCGTCGTTGCGGATAGCCAGCTGCAGGTGTCGGGGGATAATGCGGGTCTTCTTGTTGTCTCGGGCCGCATTGCCCGCCAGCTCCAAGATCTCGGCAGTCAGGTACTCCAGCACCGCCGCCAGATACACCGGCGCGCCGGCCCCAACTCGCTCGGAGTAGTTGCCCTTGCGGAGCAAGCGGTGCACTCGGCCCACAGGGAACTGGAGCCCGGCCCGAGAAGATCGGGTCTTAGCCTTGGCTCGAGCCTTTCCGCCTTGCTTGCCGCGTCCGGACATTTTGATATCTTAAAATAGATGTTGAGCAACGCagtgaaaaatgtaaaactgaattTTGTTAGCAAGTGAGAAACTATTATACTTGGAGGCCGAATTGTAAATAACGCTATTTGATTGGCTAGAACAACCTACCAATTACAAAGAATCGCGAGAATCGCCTAATTTGCATACGACAGGGCACACAGAGACAATTTATCCAATCAATATGTAAGTTTTCAAACGCCAGTTTAGGACACCAGCTCTAGAGATATTACGAGCTGCAGAGTGAGGatacttgtcatttttctttagGTTGTGGGCGAGGTGTTTCTTTAACATGCCCGAACCTGCTAAGTCTGCTCCTGCCCCAAAGAAGGGCTCCAAAAAGGCGGTGACCAAGGCGCAGAAGAAGGATGGCAAGAAGCGCAAGCGTAGTCGCAAGGAGAGTTATTCCGTTTACGTGTACAAGGTGCTAAAGCAGGTCCACCCTGACACTGGCATCTCATCGAAAGCCATGGGTATCATGAACTCCTTCGTCAACGATATCTTCGAGCGCATTGCTGGGGAGGCTTCCCGCCTGGCGCATTACAACAAGCGctccaccatcacctccaggGAGATCCAGACTGCCGTGCGCCTGCTGCTGCCCGGGGAACTGGCCAAGCATGCCGTGTCCGAGGGCACCAAGGCTGTCACCAAGTACACCAGCTCTAAGTAATTCTAACGTCTTCATACCCAATCCCAAAGGCTCTTTTAAGAGCCACCCACTTTTTCAGCTATAGAGTTGTAATTACCTGCATATTTTCTGTGTTTACCAACAGATTTGGTTTTATCTTGATTTGAAGGGTTTGCTGCTGTGTAGGTCTAGAGCACAGTTCTTTTGACTGCTTTAAGGCAAAATGCTGTACTTAATCTTAAGTTAGTGGTAGCGTATTTATTTTACCCAAAGTGCTGGTTACAAGGCTAGCCCATTGTGCTGATGTGCACATTTTTCTTATGTTGTGCTGTGATGTGTCCCTTGTCAAACTGGTTTCATAAGCAAAGAACTTTTGAAATTAAGTAATATTTCCTTTGCTACTGACAGTGTGGGGAAAAAGAATGTCTTCCTTAATTCCGGTTTAGTCATAACAGCATTGGCAAGTTTGCCGggttaaaataatataatcaaattCTTCAAAATATAAGGAAAGCAAGACAAGCCATGTgcatgaaaactgaaaaatgtgaACACCGGTGCCTGGATGCAGCACTAATAATCAAAATTGTTCtttgtttaaagaaaagtttGGCTACTGGCAAAATAACATTTGTGAGTAATAACTGGAAGTCCAGGAGAGAAACACCCTTAAccctaaaatattttgttgtcacTTCCTCAaagttgttttttactttttttccttcaaggttGACTTCATATACGTTCATTTTATTCTAATAGgcaaaaattgtgatttttaaatgaaaaaataatttatgtcatTCTACTTACAAATACCACAATTTTTCTATTCTATATACTCACATATAAAGATACTGAAGTTGTAGTGTATTGCTTGTAATTACAAACCTTACTTAAGATCATAAATTGTTATGAATGGCATCCATTGTAGAATACTtagaatttttacaaaatattcttgtattttaaaaatatttaaaatattttatacaaaatattctTAGAATTTCAACCCagttaagaaaaaaggaatagtATTCtatattactttcttttcttttttttttttttgttacgaAGTTTCACTATTATCGCTCAGACTagagttcaatggcacgatcttggctcactgcaccctccgcctcctgggttcaagtgattctcctgtttcagcctcccaagtagctaggacaagaggcagctgccaccacacccggctaatttttatatttttagtacacacgGCCTTTCTCCGTATTAGCCaagctggtttccaactcct belongs to Macaca thibetana thibetana isolate TM-01 chromosome 4, ASM2454274v1, whole genome shotgun sequence and includes:
- the LOC126953515 gene encoding histone H3.1, which produces MARTKQTARKSTGGKAPRKQLATKAARKSAPATGGVKKPHRYRPGTVALREIRRYQKSTELLIRKLPFQRLVREIAQDFKTDLRFQSSAVMALQEACEAYLVGLFEDTNLCAIHAKRVTIMPKDIQLARRIRGERA
- the LOC126953523 gene encoding histone H2A type 1-D, whose protein sequence is MSGRGKQGGKARAKAKTRSSRAGLQFPVGRVHRLLRKGNYSERVGAGAPVYLAAVLEYLTAEILELAGNAARDNKKTRIIPRHLQLAIRNDEELNKLLGKVTIAQGGVLPNIQAVLLPKKTESHHKAKGK
- the LOC126953542 gene encoding histone H2B type 1-C/E/F/G/I; the encoded protein is MPEPAKSAPAPKKGSKKAVTKAQKKDGKKRKRSRKESYSVYVYKVLKQVHPDTGISSKAMGIMNSFVNDIFERIAGEASRLAHYNKRSTITSREIQTAVRLLLPGELAKHAVSEGTKAVTKYTSSK